In one Mycobacteroides chelonae genomic region, the following are encoded:
- a CDS encoding Bax inhibitor-1/YccA family protein, which produces MRTTSNPILRSLPGKEGGGYAQFGSGAAGAGAMAAQQLRQDPYTAYPEAQAGVSRPLTIDDVVTKTGITLGVIVAVAAAAFFLISSNTGLALPFLAVGGIGGFIMVMIASFGRKQDNPAIVLSYAALEGLFVGAISFVIPASVGVGGASAGALIGQAVLGTVGVFIGMLFVYRSGAIRVTPKFQRMLLAGLVGVLVLALGNLVLGFFGIDMGLRSGGPIAIIFSLVCIGIAAFSFLVDFDAADQLVRAGAPEKAAWGIALGLAVTLVWLYVEILRLLSYFQND; this is translated from the coding sequence GTGCGAACCACCAGCAATCCCATTCTTCGGTCGCTGCCCGGAAAAGAGGGTGGCGGCTATGCGCAGTTCGGGTCGGGCGCTGCAGGTGCCGGTGCCATGGCGGCCCAGCAGCTGCGGCAGGACCCCTACACCGCGTACCCGGAGGCGCAGGCCGGCGTATCCCGGCCACTGACCATCGACGATGTGGTGACCAAGACCGGTATCACCCTCGGCGTGATCGTCGCCGTCGCCGCGGCCGCGTTCTTCTTGATCAGCTCCAACACCGGGCTGGCGCTGCCGTTCCTCGCGGTCGGCGGCATCGGCGGTTTCATCATGGTGATGATCGCCAGCTTCGGGCGTAAGCAGGACAACCCGGCGATCGTGCTGAGCTACGCGGCGCTTGAGGGCCTCTTCGTGGGTGCCATTTCGTTTGTCATCCCGGCCAGCGTGGGTGTCGGAGGGGCCAGCGCGGGTGCGCTGATCGGTCAGGCAGTCCTCGGTACCGTCGGTGTGTTCATCGGCATGTTGTTCGTGTACCGCTCCGGCGCCATCCGCGTGACGCCCAAGTTCCAGCGGATGCTGCTGGCCGGTCTGGTCGGTGTGCTGGTGCTGGCGCTGGGCAACCTGGTGCTCGGCTTCTTCGGTATCGACATGGGTCTGCGCAGCGGTGGCCCGATCGCGATCATCTTCTCGCTGGTCTGCATCGGCATTGCCGCGTTCAGCTTCCTGGTCGACTTCGACGCTGCCGATCAGCTGGTGCGCGCCGGTGCGCCGGAGAAGGCTGCCTGGGGTATCGCCCTGGGTCTGGCCGTCACTCTGGTCTGGCTGTACGTCGAGATCCTGCGACTGCTGAGCTACTTCCAGAACGACTAG
- a CDS encoding MarR family winged helix-turn-helix transcriptional regulator has protein sequence MTLPFDPVDDAHRHWVENGWGEVADGMAAVTSVMRAHQIMLARVEDVLRPHGLTFSRYELLMLLSFSRAGSMPMAKASARLQVHPTSVTNTVDRLEEAGLVRRVPNPADGRGTLVEITDAGRDLGSVATTDLNAKVFAQIGLSPSRTRTLVSVLTHLRRDAGDFG, from the coding sequence ATGACTCTGCCGTTCGATCCCGTCGACGATGCCCATCGCCATTGGGTCGAGAACGGCTGGGGTGAGGTCGCCGACGGGATGGCCGCCGTCACGTCGGTGATGCGTGCGCACCAGATCATGCTGGCGCGGGTCGAAGATGTGTTGCGCCCGCACGGTTTGACATTTTCGCGTTACGAGCTGCTGATGCTGCTCTCGTTCAGCCGGGCGGGCTCCATGCCGATGGCCAAAGCCAGTGCGCGGCTTCAGGTTCACCCCACCTCGGTGACCAACACGGTGGACCGGCTGGAGGAGGCGGGGCTGGTGCGCCGGGTGCCCAACCCCGCCGACGGACGCGGCACGCTGGTGGAGATCACGGATGCCGGACGCGATCTTGGTTCGGTGGCGACCACCGACCTGAACGCCAAGGTGTTCGCACAGATCGGGCTGTCACCCTCACGCACCCGCACGCTGGTGTCGGTGCTGACGCACCTGCGGCGCGACGCGGGCGACTTCGGCTAA
- a CDS encoding enoyl-CoA hydratase, whose translation MTFETILTERIDRVAVITLNRPKALNALNSQVMNEVTTAAAEFDADQGIGAIIITGSEKAFAAGADIKEMADQSFSDMFGSDFFAAWGKLGAVRTPTIAAVSGYALGGGCELAMMCDLIIAAENAKFGQPEIKLGVLPGMGGSQRLTRAIGKAKAMDMILTGRNMDAAEAERSGLVSRVVATESLLDEAKAVAKTISEMSLSASMMAKEAVNRAFESSLAEGLLFERRIFHSAFGTADQSEGMAAFVEKRPANFSHR comes from the coding sequence ATGACTTTCGAAACCATCCTCACCGAGCGGATCGACCGCGTCGCTGTCATCACCCTGAACCGGCCCAAGGCGCTCAACGCGCTGAACTCACAGGTGATGAATGAGGTCACTACCGCCGCAGCGGAATTCGACGCCGATCAGGGCATCGGGGCGATCATCATCACCGGTAGCGAGAAGGCGTTCGCGGCGGGTGCCGATATCAAGGAGATGGCCGACCAGTCGTTCAGCGACATGTTCGGCTCCGACTTCTTCGCCGCCTGGGGCAAGTTGGGTGCGGTACGGACTCCGACGATCGCCGCGGTGAGCGGATACGCCCTCGGCGGTGGCTGTGAGCTGGCCATGATGTGCGACCTGATCATCGCCGCCGAGAACGCCAAGTTCGGGCAGCCCGAGATCAAGCTGGGCGTGCTGCCCGGCATGGGCGGGTCGCAGCGGCTCACCCGTGCCATCGGCAAGGCGAAGGCCATGGACATGATCCTCACCGGGCGCAACATGGATGCCGCCGAGGCCGAGCGCAGTGGTCTGGTGTCACGCGTGGTCGCCACCGAGAGCCTGCTCGACGAGGCCAAGGCCGTCGCGAAGACCATCTCCGAGATGTCCCTGTCGGCCTCGATGATGGCCAAGGAAGCCGTCAACCGGGCCTTCGAGTCCAGCCTCGCCGAGGGATTGCTGTTCGAGCGCAGGATCTTCCACTCGGCATTCGGCACCGCCGACCAGTCAGAGGGCATGGCCGCGTTCGTCGAGAAGCGCCCCGCCAACTTCAGTCACCGGTAA
- the mmsB gene encoding 3-hydroxyisobutyrate dehydrogenase — translation MTNIAFIGLGHMGLPMAVNLTKAGHTVTAFDLSEQARAAATEAGVPLAESGTAAAAAADVVITMLPKGEHVLAAYQELLPAARPGTLFIDSSTVDVADARAAHDAATAAGHRFADAPVSGGVPGATAATLTFMVGGDDAVFADAETILAAMGKRIVHCGGPGVGQAAKICNNMILGVSMIAISEAFALGEKLGLSHQALFDVAANASGQCWALTSNCPVPGPVPTSPANRDYTPGFAVALMAKDLGLAANAVRTNGVDAQLGLAAAHIYDDFNTSGGSGLDFSAIFTRIQGAS, via the coding sequence GTGACGAACATTGCCTTTATCGGCTTGGGCCACATGGGGTTACCGATGGCGGTCAACCTCACGAAGGCCGGGCACACCGTGACCGCCTTCGACCTGTCCGAGCAGGCACGTGCTGCCGCCACCGAGGCCGGCGTGCCGCTGGCGGAATCGGGCACGGCGGCAGCGGCGGCCGCCGATGTGGTGATCACCATGTTGCCCAAGGGTGAGCATGTGCTCGCCGCGTACCAGGAGCTGCTGCCCGCAGCGCGTCCGGGCACGCTGTTCATCGACTCCTCCACCGTCGATGTGGCCGACGCCCGCGCCGCACATGATGCGGCGACGGCGGCGGGGCATCGCTTCGCCGACGCACCGGTTTCCGGCGGTGTGCCCGGCGCCACCGCGGCGACGTTGACGTTCATGGTGGGCGGCGATGACGCGGTGTTCGCCGACGCAGAAACGATTCTGGCGGCCATGGGCAAGCGCATCGTGCACTGCGGCGGTCCCGGTGTGGGGCAGGCCGCGAAGATCTGCAACAACATGATCCTCGGGGTGTCGATGATCGCGATCAGCGAGGCGTTCGCACTGGGCGAGAAGCTCGGTCTGAGCCATCAGGCGCTTTTCGATGTCGCGGCCAACGCCTCGGGCCAGTGCTGGGCTCTGACGTCGAACTGTCCGGTGCCCGGCCCGGTGCCCACCAGCCCCGCCAATCGCGACTACACACCCGGCTTCGCGGTCGCGCTGATGGCCAAGGACTTGGGGCTGGCCGCCAATGCGGTGCGCACCAACGGCGTTGATGCACAGCTCGGTCTCGCGGCCGCCCACATCTACGACGACTTCAATACCTCGGGCGGCTCGGGCCTAGACTTCTCGGCGATCTTCACGCGAATTCAAGGAGCGTCATGA
- a CDS encoding isobutyryl-CoA dehydrogenase: MFNLTDEQREIWNTAREFADIHIAPHALEWDRDKYFPVEVFPKAAALGMGGIYINPDVGGSGLTRLDASLIFEAMATGCSAVSAFISIHNMAAWMIDEFGDEEQRQRWLPSMCTMETIGAYCLTEPECGSDASALRTSAVRDGDEYVLNGVKQFISGAGAADLYVVMARTGGPGPRGISTIVVPKDAPGLSFGPPERKMGWHAQPTAQVVFEDVRVPVGNRIGEEGIGFTIAMRGLNGGRLNIASCSLGGARSALEKVIEYLRTRKAFGDELIKFQALQFRLADMATELESARTMVWRAASAVHEGDPRAAELCAMAKRIATDVGFTVANEALQLHGGYGYLAEYGIEKIVRDLRVHQILEGTNEIMRVIVSRKLIQEGLPA, encoded by the coding sequence ATGTTCAATCTCACCGACGAGCAGCGCGAAATCTGGAATACGGCACGGGAATTCGCCGATATCCACATCGCGCCGCACGCCCTGGAATGGGACCGCGACAAGTACTTCCCGGTCGAGGTGTTCCCGAAGGCCGCGGCACTGGGCATGGGTGGCATCTACATCAACCCCGATGTCGGGGGTTCCGGGCTCACCCGCCTGGATGCCTCGTTGATCTTCGAGGCGATGGCCACCGGGTGCTCCGCCGTCTCGGCGTTCATCTCCATCCACAATATGGCCGCCTGGATGATCGACGAGTTCGGCGATGAGGAGCAGCGCCAACGATGGCTGCCCTCGATGTGCACCATGGAGACGATCGGGGCCTATTGCCTTACCGAGCCCGAATGCGGCAGTGACGCATCGGCCTTGCGAACCAGCGCGGTTCGCGACGGTGACGAGTACGTGCTCAACGGGGTCAAACAGTTCATCTCGGGCGCGGGAGCGGCGGATCTCTACGTGGTGATGGCGCGCACCGGTGGCCCCGGCCCACGGGGCATCTCGACCATCGTGGTGCCCAAGGACGCGCCGGGACTGTCCTTCGGGCCGCCCGAACGCAAGATGGGCTGGCACGCCCAGCCCACCGCGCAGGTCGTCTTCGAGGATGTCCGGGTGCCGGTGGGCAACCGGATCGGCGAGGAAGGCATCGGATTCACCATCGCGATGCGCGGCCTCAACGGCGGACGGCTCAACATCGCGTCCTGCTCACTCGGGGGTGCCCGATCCGCACTGGAGAAGGTCATCGAGTACCTGCGCACACGCAAGGCATTCGGCGACGAGCTGATCAAGTTCCAGGCGCTGCAGTTCAGGCTCGCGGATATGGCCACCGAGCTGGAATCCGCCCGCACCATGGTCTGGCGTGCGGCCTCGGCGGTGCACGAGGGCGATCCGCGTGCGGCCGAGCTGTGTGCCATGGCCAAACGCATCGCCACTGACGTAGGTTTCACGGTGGCCAACGAGGCGTTGCAGCTACACGGCGGCTACGGCTACCTGGCCGAGTACGGCATCGAGAAGATCGTCCGCGACCTACGGGTGCACCAGATTCTGGAAGGAACCAACGAGATCATGCGAGTCATCGTGTCCCGCAAGCTTATCCAGGAAGGGCTTCCGGCGTGA
- a CDS encoding enoyl-CoA hydratase/isomerase family protein, giving the protein MTDQIQTRVEKGVGLLTLNRPKAINSLTNDMITAMSVALSEWEADDDIRAVVLSGAGERGLCAGGDVVEIHDSAKIDGVVARRFFREEYQLNAQVGRFPKPYVALMDGIVMGGGVGVAGHANTRIVTDTSKVGMPEVGIGFIPDVGGTYLLSRAPGQLGLHAALTGAPFSGADAIALGFADHYVPHDRLEKFVKAIIDSDIATALTVHGAIAPSSDLLAQRSWIDECYAADTVADIVAALQAYGDERARAAADQILTRSPIALSVTLAAVRRARELPSLEAVLTQEYRVSSQSVSSHDLVEGIRAQLVDKDRNPQWNPKTLAEVTAADVEAFFQPVNDDLEWS; this is encoded by the coding sequence GTGACGGATCAGATCCAGACGCGGGTCGAAAAGGGCGTCGGCCTGCTGACGCTCAACCGCCCCAAGGCCATCAACTCACTGACCAACGACATGATCACCGCGATGTCGGTGGCCCTGTCCGAGTGGGAGGCCGACGACGACATCCGCGCCGTGGTGCTCTCCGGCGCCGGGGAACGCGGCCTGTGCGCCGGGGGCGATGTGGTGGAGATCCACGACAGCGCCAAGATCGACGGCGTGGTGGCCCGCCGCTTCTTCCGCGAGGAGTACCAACTCAACGCGCAGGTCGGCCGGTTCCCGAAACCGTATGTGGCGCTGATGGATGGCATCGTGATGGGTGGCGGTGTCGGAGTGGCTGGACATGCCAACACCCGCATCGTCACCGACACCTCCAAGGTCGGCATGCCCGAGGTAGGCATCGGATTCATCCCGGATGTGGGCGGAACCTATCTGCTTTCCCGTGCCCCGGGACAGCTGGGACTGCACGCCGCACTGACCGGCGCCCCCTTCTCCGGTGCCGACGCCATCGCGTTGGGATTCGCCGACCATTACGTGCCCCATGACCGGCTTGAGAAGTTCGTCAAGGCCATCATCGACAGCGATATCGCCACCGCGCTCACAGTGCACGGTGCCATCGCTCCGTCGAGTGACCTTTTGGCCCAACGCAGTTGGATCGACGAATGCTACGCCGCCGACACCGTCGCCGATATCGTGGCCGCACTGCAGGCCTACGGCGACGAACGTGCCCGCGCGGCCGCCGATCAGATCCTGACCCGCTCCCCCATCGCCTTGTCGGTAACGCTCGCAGCAGTGCGGCGGGCACGCGAACTGCCCTCGCTGGAAGCAGTTCTCACGCAGGAGTACCGGGTGTCCAGCCAGTCGGTGAGCTCCCACGACCTGGTCGAGGGCATCAGGGCGCAGCTGGTCGACAAGGACCGCAACCCGCAGTGGAATCCGAAGACACTCGCCGAGGTCACCGCGGCCGATGTCGAGGCCTTCTTCCAGCCGGTCAACGATGATCTGGAGTGGTCGTGA
- a CDS encoding CoA-acylating methylmalonate-semialdehyde dehydrogenase, protein MSSLPQLSHFVAGKHVPGTSGRYADVYDPTLGKPVRQVPLADVSEVEAAIANAAEAQPGWAARNPQQRARVLAKFVDLVRAEIDDLATMLSQEHGKTHADAKGDIERGLEVCEFATGIPHLIKGEYTSGAGTGIDVYSIRQPLGVVAGITPFNFPAMIPLWKAGPALACGNAFVLKPSERDPSVPLRLAELFLEAGLPAGVFNVVNGDKTAVDALLHDPRIAAVGFVGSTPIAQYIYETATANGKRAQCFGGAKNHMIIMPDADIDQAIDALIGAGYGSAGERCMAISVAVPVGESTAERLVDGLTKRARELVVGPSLDEGVDFGPLVGADALKRVRDYIDIGIAEGAELVLDGRDLTVSGHEDGFFIGASLFDHVTPKMRIYKEEIFGPVVSVVRAKDYDEAVRLPSEHEFGNGVAIFTRDGDTARDFCAKVNTGMVGVNVPIPVPVAYHTFGGWKRSGFGDLNQHGPDSIRFYTKTKTVTQRWPSGTKEGASFVIPTMD, encoded by the coding sequence ATGAGTTCGTTACCGCAACTGTCACATTTCGTCGCCGGTAAGCACGTCCCCGGCACCTCCGGCCGCTATGCCGACGTCTACGACCCGACGTTGGGCAAGCCGGTACGGCAGGTGCCGCTGGCAGACGTTTCCGAAGTCGAAGCGGCCATCGCGAACGCCGCCGAAGCTCAGCCCGGCTGGGCCGCCCGCAACCCTCAGCAACGCGCTCGTGTGCTCGCCAAGTTCGTCGACCTGGTTCGCGCGGAGATCGACGACCTGGCCACCATGCTGTCCCAGGAGCACGGCAAGACGCATGCCGACGCCAAGGGCGATATCGAACGCGGGCTCGAGGTCTGCGAATTCGCCACCGGCATCCCCCACCTCATCAAGGGCGAGTACACCAGCGGTGCGGGCACGGGTATCGACGTGTACTCCATCCGCCAGCCCCTGGGCGTGGTCGCGGGCATCACCCCGTTCAACTTCCCCGCCATGATTCCGCTCTGGAAGGCCGGGCCCGCACTGGCGTGCGGAAACGCCTTCGTGCTCAAGCCCTCCGAACGCGACCCGTCGGTGCCGCTGCGCCTGGCCGAGCTGTTCCTCGAAGCAGGACTGCCGGCCGGCGTCTTCAACGTCGTCAACGGTGACAAGACCGCCGTCGACGCGCTGCTGCACGATCCGCGCATCGCCGCCGTCGGCTTCGTCGGATCGACCCCGATCGCGCAGTACATCTACGAGACCGCCACCGCGAACGGCAAACGCGCCCAATGCTTTGGCGGCGCCAAGAACCACATGATCATCATGCCGGACGCCGATATCGACCAGGCCATCGATGCGCTCATCGGTGCGGGATACGGCTCGGCCGGCGAGCGCTGTATGGCGATCTCGGTCGCGGTACCCGTCGGTGAGTCCACCGCCGAACGGCTCGTCGACGGCCTGACCAAGCGCGCCCGCGAGCTGGTGGTCGGACCGTCCCTCGACGAGGGCGTCGACTTCGGCCCGCTGGTGGGCGCCGACGCCCTCAAGAGGGTGCGCGACTACATCGATATCGGCATCGCCGAGGGAGCCGAGCTGGTCCTGGACGGCCGCGATCTCACCGTGTCCGGACATGAGGATGGATTCTTCATCGGCGCATCACTTTTCGACCACGTGACGCCCAAGATGCGCATCTACAAAGAAGAGATCTTCGGGCCGGTGGTATCGGTGGTGCGCGCCAAGGATTACGACGAGGCCGTGCGCCTGCCGTCCGAGCATGAGTTCGGTAACGGTGTCGCGATCTTCACCCGCGACGGCGACACCGCACGCGACTTCTGCGCCAAGGTCAACACCGGAATGGTGGGCGTGAATGTGCCGATTCCGGTTCCGGTGGCGTACCACACGTTTGGTGGCTGGAAGCGATCCGGATTCGGCGACCTCAACCAGCACGGGCCCGACTCGATCCGGTTCTACACCAAGACCAAGACGGTGACCCAGCGTTGGCCCTCGGGCACCAAGGAAGGCGCTTCCTTCGTCATTCCCACCATGGACTGA
- a CDS encoding rhodanese-like domain-containing protein gives MTVHDLLATARGRLRRLPADEVPTALGRGAFLVDIRPAAQRVQEGEVVNAFVIERNVLEWRLDPESDARIPEAGNHDIEWVILCQEGYTSSLAAASLQEIGLYRATDVIGGYKALKDKGILI, from the coding sequence ATGACGGTGCATGATCTGCTGGCCACCGCGCGTGGTCGGCTGCGGCGCCTGCCGGCCGACGAGGTTCCCACCGCGCTGGGCCGCGGCGCGTTCCTGGTCGACATTCGCCCCGCGGCACAACGTGTGCAAGAGGGCGAAGTGGTCAACGCCTTCGTCATCGAGCGCAATGTCCTGGAATGGCGGCTGGACCCCGAGAGCGACGCCCGCATCCCTGAGGCGGGCAATCACGACATCGAGTGGGTCATCCTGTGCCAGGAGGGCTACACATCCAGCCTGGCCGCGGCCTCGCTGCAGGAGATCGGCCTGTACCGGGCCACCGACGTCATCGGCGGATACAAGGCCCTCAAGGACAAGGGCATCCTGATCTAG